In the genome of Gloeotrichia echinulata CP02, one region contains:
- a CDS encoding MFS transporter, which produces MKTPPSPWTYIPTLYFASGVPYVIINTVSVIFYKKLGVDNAQIALWTSFLYLPWVIKMFWGPIVDVYSTKRRWILYTQFAMFCCLGLIAFSLHLPNFFFISLAALTIGAFISATYDIATDGFYLLALSPEQQAFFVGIRSLFYRLAVIFCSGILVVLAGQLEVSLNNIPLSWTLAISLSSLILAIIFIFHRLILPIPESDTQRQSEAEKIKIPFWEIISSYFAQEKILGILAFILLYRFGEAMLVKIASLFLLDKPEVGGLGLSTSDVGLVYGTFGVISLICGGILGGLVIAKYGLKKCIFPMALALNLPDLFYVYLAYTKPSLALVYPLVSLEQFGYGFGFTAFSVYLMYICEGEYKTSHFAISTGIMALGMMLPGLISGYLQKAFGYPVFFILVCFFTIPGMISLFFIPLQAQTTRTTS; this is translated from the coding sequence ATGAAAACCCCCCCCTCACCCTGGACATACATTCCCACCCTCTACTTTGCCTCAGGTGTGCCCTACGTCATTATCAACACAGTTTCTGTGATTTTTTACAAAAAACTCGGCGTAGATAATGCCCAAATTGCCCTATGGACAAGTTTTCTCTATCTACCTTGGGTGATTAAAATGTTTTGGGGACCAATTGTAGATGTTTATTCCACTAAAAGAAGATGGATACTCTACACCCAATTTGCCATGTTCTGTTGTTTAGGTTTAATAGCTTTTTCGTTACATCTACCAAATTTCTTTTTTATCTCCCTCGCTGCTTTGACAATTGGAGCATTTATTTCCGCTACTTATGATATTGCCACGGATGGCTTCTATTTGTTGGCTTTAAGTCCAGAACAACAAGCATTTTTTGTCGGTATTCGCTCACTATTTTATCGACTTGCTGTAATTTTTTGCTCAGGAATTTTAGTGGTTTTAGCAGGTCAGCTTGAAGTATCTCTGAATAATATTCCTTTAAGCTGGACTCTAGCTATTAGTTTATCATCTTTAATTTTAGCCATAATTTTTATTTTTCATCGCCTAATTTTACCCATCCCTGAATCAGATACCCAACGACAGTCAGAAGCTGAAAAAATAAAGATTCCTTTTTGGGAAATTATTAGCTCATATTTTGCTCAGGAGAAAATATTAGGGATTTTAGCTTTTATTTTGCTCTACAGATTTGGCGAGGCGATGCTTGTGAAGATAGCTTCTTTATTTTTATTGGATAAACCAGAAGTAGGCGGCTTGGGTTTATCAACATCGGATGTCGGGTTAGTTTACGGAACTTTTGGGGTAATTTCCCTGATTTGTGGCGGCATTTTAGGCGGCTTGGTGATTGCTAAGTATGGGTTAAAAAAATGCATTTTTCCTATGGCTTTAGCATTAAATTTACCTGATTTATTTTATGTTTATCTCGCTTATACTAAACCTAGTCTGGCATTAGTGTATCCTTTGGTTTCTTTAGAACAATTTGGCTATGGTTTTGGTTTCACAGCGTTTAGTGTTTATTTGATGTATATTTGTGAAGGAGAATATAAGACTTCGCATTTTGCTATATCGACAGGCATCATGGCTTTAGGTATGATGCTACCAGGTTTGATTAGTGGTTATCTGCAAAAAGCTTTTGGCTACCCAGTATTCTTTATTTTGGTTTGTTTTTTCACTATTCCGGGGATGATTTCTCTGTTTTTTATTCCTTTGCAAGCACAAACAACTCGCACAACCAGTTAA
- a CDS encoding Uma2 family endonuclease, with product MVTQIQAPTQPEVIYPDCDGQPVANNTIQFRWLVEIKQNLDWLFANDPNVFVAGDLFWYPVEGRNKIVVAPDVMVVLGRPKRDRLSYRQWLEAGISPQVVFEILSPSNTKAEMDKKLLFFDRYGVEEYYIYDPDSHDLSGWLRGEDGLDIIPEMADWTSPRLKIRFGLSAEGLQLYRPDGERFLGYDEIYQQLEQEHQRAEQEHQRAEQEHQRAEQERQRAEQERQRAEKLAAQLRALGVEPET from the coding sequence ATGGTAACTCAAATCCAAGCACCGACCCAGCCAGAGGTCATCTACCCCGATTGTGATGGACAACCAGTGGCAAATAACACCATACAGTTTCGTTGGCTTGTGGAGATCAAGCAGAATTTAGATTGGTTATTCGCCAATGATCCGAATGTATTTGTAGCGGGAGACTTATTTTGGTATCCCGTCGAGGGACGGAATAAAATCGTTGTCGCCCCAGATGTTATGGTAGTCTTGGGCCGACCAAAACGCGATCGCCTTTCTTACCGACAATGGTTAGAAGCAGGAATTTCCCCCCAAGTAGTCTTTGAAATCCTCTCCCCCAGCAATACTAAAGCTGAGATGGATAAAAAATTACTCTTCTTTGACCGTTATGGCGTCGAAGAGTATTATATTTATGACCCTGACAGCCATGATTTGTCTGGTTGGTTGCGTGGTGAAGACGGGTTGGATATCATCCCCGAAATGGCAGATTGGACTAGTCCTCGCTTAAAAATTCGCTTTGGTCTATCAGCAGAAGGCTTACAGCTTTATCGACCTGATGGGGAGCGTTTTTTGGGTTATGACGAAATTTATCAACAGCTAGAACAAGAACACCAACGCGCCGAACAAGAACACCAACGCGCCGAACAAGAACACCAACGCGCCGAACAAGAACGCCAACGCGCCGAACAAGAACGCCAGCGAGCAGAAAAATTAGCAGCCCAATTAAGGGCGCTAGGAGTGGAACCAGAAACTTAA
- a CDS encoding ISL3 family transposase: MLEDVAKNVMPIDVKDLRRLGIDEISLVKGQGKFIVVLVDIDSGKLIGLVKERKQIEIKKTMRMWGEKVLSQIEEVSIDMTGNYKSLIEKICPNALVTVDRFHVTKLVHEELNRARIAENKIASELNAPERKKVFESLKGNKFTILKAENKLTEKQKDKLNRIKQASPLIARMHSLKEDFHNLFEDNKNVVTGTLELINWLKKAEPYYQRSVQTIKRWFGEIVGYFERRTTSGVVEGINNKLKLIKRSGFGFRNFRNFEIRALLSWHYPINLAR; the protein is encoded by the coding sequence ATGCTTGAAGATGTAGCTAAAAATGTGATGCCAATAGATGTCAAAGATTTAAGAAGATTAGGAATAGATGAAATTAGTTTGGTCAAAGGACAAGGAAAATTTATTGTCGTGCTAGTAGATATAGATTCAGGTAAATTGATAGGTTTAGTAAAAGAAAGAAAACAAATTGAAATCAAAAAAACCATGAGAATGTGGGGAGAAAAAGTTTTGTCACAAATAGAAGAAGTAAGTATTGATATGACAGGCAATTATAAATCTTTAATTGAGAAGATTTGTCCAAACGCCCTTGTAACGGTAGATAGGTTCCATGTTACTAAATTAGTACATGAAGAATTAAATCGAGCTAGGATAGCAGAAAATAAAATAGCATCTGAGTTAAATGCCCCGGAAAGAAAAAAAGTATTTGAAAGTTTAAAAGGAAATAAATTTACAATTCTAAAAGCCGAGAATAAGCTCACCGAAAAGCAAAAAGATAAATTAAATAGAATTAAACAAGCTTCTCCTTTAATAGCTAGAATGCATTCATTAAAAGAAGATTTTCACAATTTATTTGAAGACAATAAAAATGTGGTAACGGGAACGCTAGAATTAATCAATTGGTTAAAAAAAGCTGAACCATATTATCAAAGAAGTGTGCAGACAATTAAACGGTGGTTTGGAGAAATAGTCGGATATTTTGAACGAAGGACTACCAGTGGAGTAGTAGAAGGAATAAATAATAAACTGAAGTTAATAAAGCGAAGTGGATTTGGATTTAGAAACTTTCGTAATTTTGAGATTAGAGCTTTACTTTCTTGGCATTATCCTATCAATTTAGCACGCTAA
- the uvrA gene encoding excinuclease ABC subunit UvrA, translating to MSDEQLATSLNGHLPYPSHKNQNTIRIRGARQHNLKNIDLELPRDRLIVFTGVSGSGKSSLAFDTIFAEGQRRYVESLSAYARQFLGQLDKPDVEAIEGLSPAISIDQKSTSHNPRSTVGTVTEIYDYLRLLYGRAGEPHCPICDRCIAPQTIDEMCDRIMNLPDRTRFQILAPVVRGKKGTHRKLLSSLASLGFVRVRINGEVRELSDSIELDKNLTHTIEVVIDRLVKKDGIHERLVDSLSTCLKQSGGIATIVLGHDQGQTTNESEEELVFSENFACPEHGAVMEELSPRLFSFNSPYGACPNCHGIGTLKRFSPDLIVPDPETPVYAAIAPWSEKDNSYYLELLYSVGQIYGFELQMFWSQLTAEQQQIVLYGEDEQKTAQAQRKQSFKGVIPILQRQYEGGSELVKQKLEDYLIDQPCEVCGGKRLKPEALAVRLGQYGILDFTSVSIRDCRERIDQLKLSDRQVKIADLVLREIKARLQFLLDVGLDYLSLDRPAMTLSGGEAQRIRLATQIGSGLTGVLYVLDEPSIGLHQRDNGRLLTTLTKLRDLGNTLIVVEHDEETIRAANHIVDIGPGAGIHGGHIIAQGDLQALLTAEDSLTGAYLSGRRVINTPTTRREGNGRSLLITNAHRNNLKNINVEIPLGKLVAVTGVSGSGKSTLINELLYPALQHHLLKKVPLPKEMDAIKGLNSIDKAIVIDQSPIGRTPRSNPATYTGVFDIIRDVFTQTVEAKARGYKPGQFSFNVKGGRCEACSGQGVNVIEMNFLPDVYVQCEVCKGARYNRDTLQVKYKDKSISDVLNMTAEESLEFFQNIPKAVTRLQTLVDVGLGYVQLGQPATTLSGGEAQRVKLATELSRRATGKTLYLIDEPTTGLSFYDVHKLLDVLQRLVDKGNSILVIEHNLDVIRCADWVIDLGPEGGDKGGEVIAVGTPEDVAQNPRSYTGEYLRHVLQQYPANATTSQPPHPQGDRVF from the coding sequence ATGTCAGACGAACAGCTAGCAACATCCTTAAATGGTCATCTTCCTTACCCCAGCCACAAAAATCAGAATACGATTCGGATTCGGGGCGCAAGGCAGCATAATCTTAAGAATATCGATTTGGAATTGCCACGCGATCGCCTGATTGTGTTCACTGGCGTTTCTGGTTCGGGTAAGTCTTCTTTGGCGTTTGATACCATTTTCGCCGAGGGACAACGCCGCTATGTGGAATCTCTCAGCGCTTATGCGCGGCAATTTCTGGGACAATTAGATAAGCCGGATGTGGAGGCGATTGAGGGTTTAAGTCCCGCGATTTCCATTGACCAAAAGTCTACGTCTCATAACCCCCGTTCGACGGTGGGGACGGTGACGGAGATTTACGACTATCTGCGGCTATTGTATGGTCGTGCTGGTGAACCCCATTGTCCCATTTGCGATCGCTGTATTGCACCTCAGACTATTGATGAGATGTGCGATCGCATTATGAATTTACCAGATCGCACCCGATTCCAAATTCTTGCCCCTGTGGTTCGGGGTAAAAAAGGTACTCACCGCAAGCTGTTATCCAGTTTGGCTTCCCTTGGTTTTGTCCGTGTGCGGATTAATGGGGAGGTGCGAGAACTTTCTGATTCTATTGAATTAGATAAAAATTTGACACACACGATTGAAGTTGTCATTGACCGCTTGGTGAAAAAAGACGGTATTCACGAGCGTTTGGTTGATTCATTGTCTACCTGTCTCAAGCAATCTGGTGGTATTGCTACCATTGTCCTTGGTCATGACCAAGGCCAAACAACAAATGAGAGTGAAGAAGAGTTAGTATTTTCTGAGAACTTTGCTTGTCCAGAACATGGGGCGGTAATGGAAGAATTATCCCCGCGATTGTTCTCTTTTAATTCGCCTTATGGTGCTTGTCCTAATTGTCATGGCATAGGAACTTTAAAACGATTTTCGCCTGATTTGATAGTACCTGACCCAGAAACGCCTGTCTATGCGGCTATTGCCCCTTGGTCTGAAAAAGATAATTCCTACTATCTGGAATTGCTGTATAGTGTGGGGCAAATTTATGGATTTGAGTTGCAAATGTTTTGGAGTCAGTTAACAGCAGAACAACAGCAAATTGTTTTGTATGGGGAGGACGAGCAAAAAACCGCCCAGGCACAGAGAAAACAGAGTTTTAAAGGGGTTATTCCCATTTTACAACGGCAATATGAGGGGGGGTCGGAGTTAGTTAAGCAGAAGTTAGAAGACTATTTGATTGACCAGCCCTGTGAGGTTTGTGGGGGAAAAAGGTTAAAGCCGGAAGCTTTGGCGGTGAGGTTAGGTCAATATGGAATTCTGGATTTCACTAGCGTTTCTATTCGCGATTGTCGAGAGAGAATTGATCAGTTAAAGTTGAGCGATCGCCAAGTTAAAATTGCTGATTTGGTGCTGAGAGAAATTAAGGCGAGATTGCAATTTTTATTGGATGTCGGTTTAGATTATCTCAGTCTTGACCGTCCCGCAATGACCCTTTCTGGTGGGGAAGCACAACGCATTAGGCTAGCAACACAAATTGGTTCTGGCTTAACAGGCGTTCTCTACGTTTTAGATGAACCAAGTATTGGTTTACATCAACGCGATAATGGCAGATTACTCACAACTTTAACGAAATTGCGCGATTTGGGTAATACTTTAATTGTAGTTGAGCATGATGAAGAAACAATTCGTGCAGCCAACCACATTGTTGATATTGGCCCCGGTGCAGGAATTCATGGGGGACATATTATCGCCCAAGGTGATTTACAAGCTTTGCTAACAGCAGAAGATTCCTTGACCGGTGCCTACTTATCAGGAAGGCGGGTAATTAATACGCCAACAACACGCCGGGAAGGAAATGGACGCAGTTTGCTAATCACAAACGCCCATCGCAATAATTTAAAAAATATCAATGTCGAAATTCCTCTAGGTAAACTTGTCGCGGTCACTGGTGTTTCTGGTTCTGGTAAATCTACTTTAATTAATGAATTACTTTATCCAGCATTGCAACATCACTTACTTAAAAAAGTTCCCTTACCCAAAGAAATGGATGCAATTAAGGGATTAAATTCTATTGATAAAGCAATAGTCATTGACCAATCTCCCATTGGACGCACACCACGTTCTAACCCCGCGACTTATACAGGGGTTTTTGATATTATTCGGGATGTATTTACTCAAACTGTCGAAGCCAAAGCTAGAGGTTACAAACCTGGACAATTTTCTTTTAACGTTAAAGGTGGACGTTGTGAAGCTTGTAGTGGACAGGGAGTAAATGTCATTGAAATGAACTTTTTACCCGATGTTTACGTCCAATGTGAAGTTTGTAAAGGTGCAAGATACAACCGCGACACTTTGCAGGTAAAATATAAAGATAAATCTATTTCTGACGTTCTCAACATGACCGCTGAGGAGAGTTTAGAGTTCTTTCAAAACATTCCTAAAGCCGTCACTCGGTTACAAACTTTGGTGGATGTCGGGTTAGGTTATGTGCAATTGGGACAACCTGCAACTACCTTATCTGGAGGCGAAGCACAGCGGGTGAAATTAGCCACAGAATTATCACGCCGCGCCACAGGTAAGACACTTTATTTAATCGATGAACCCACAACAGGGTTATCTTTTTACGATGTCCACAAATTGTTGGATGTCTTGCAAAGATTGGTAGATAAAGGAAATTCAATTTTAGTAATTGAACACAATTTAGATGTAATTCGTTGTGCTGATTGGGTTATAGATTTGGGTCCTGAAGGTGGCGATAAAGGAGGAGAAGTAATTGCGGTGGGTACGCCAGAAGATGTAGCCCAAAATCCCCGGTCTTATACTGGGGAGTATTTGCGCCACGTTTTGCAGCAGTATCCAGCAAATGCAACTACTAGTCAACCGCCCCACCCACAAGGAGATCGGGTATTTTAG
- a CDS encoding BadF/BadG/BcrA/BcrD ATPase family protein, which translates to MSYVLGIDGGGSKTVCVLMDENRQILSRGEAGASNYQTIGIAAALQSIQSAIHAAVNTNHWEIQAICLGLAGVGRAADIEVVKNLVKDLQNNKYIPIVWQLQPSNMVICNDALIALVGGIGHSVGIVAAAGTGSIVLGRNHQGEIKRVGGWGYILGDEGSAYKIAVAGMQAALKFYDGREMSTSLIDGFQQHLGLASIEDLIEVIYRRGWGVKEIAALAQIVDLAAVSGDEVANQIIDDAVQELVKATATVIEAIFSSESVLEVVTTGSLWRSRCKMQERFSVSLGMNYSHVKVIFPRFEPAYGAGLLALKSLAGERKIIFN; encoded by the coding sequence ATGAGTTATGTATTAGGTATCGATGGCGGCGGTAGTAAGACGGTTTGTGTCTTGATGGATGAAAACCGTCAAATATTAAGTCGTGGTGAAGCAGGTGCATCTAATTATCAGACTATCGGTATTGCTGCAGCACTACAATCAATTCAATCGGCAATTCATGCTGCTGTCAATACAAATCATTGGGAAATTCAAGCGATATGTTTGGGTTTAGCTGGCGTTGGTCGTGCAGCAGATATCGAAGTAGTAAAAAATTTAGTAAAAGATTTACAAAATAACAAATATATACCTATTGTCTGGCAATTACAACCATCTAATATGGTAATTTGTAACGATGCGTTGATTGCTTTAGTAGGCGGAATTGGTCATTCTGTAGGCATTGTAGCTGCAGCAGGCACCGGTTCGATAGTTTTGGGGCGCAATCATCAGGGAGAAATTAAGCGAGTTGGTGGCTGGGGATATATTTTAGGTGATGAAGGTAGCGCTTATAAAATTGCTGTTGCTGGTATGCAAGCAGCGTTAAAATTTTATGATGGGCGTGAAATGTCAACGAGTTTGATAGATGGTTTTCAACAGCATCTTGGTTTGGCGAGTATAGAAGATTTAATTGAAGTCATCTATCGGCGCGGATGGGGTGTTAAAGAGATAGCTGCTTTGGCACAAATTGTGGATTTAGCTGCAGTATCAGGTGATGAAGTAGCGAATCAAATTATTGATGATGCTGTGCAAGAGTTGGTGAAAGCGACTGCTACAGTTATTGAGGCTATTTTTAGTTCTGAATCTGTTTTGGAAGTTGTTACCACCGGAAGTCTGTGGCGAAGTAGATGTAAGATGCAGGAGAGATTTTCAGTATCTCTGGGGATGAATTATTCTCATGTTAAAGTTATTTTTCCGAGGTTTGAACCTGCTTATGGTGCGGGTTTGTTGGCGTTGAAGAGTTTAGCGGGGGAGAGGAAAATAATTTTTAACTAA
- a CDS encoding transposase family protein yields MTQLLNLPEVLVESSLQEGQVLILSVGKKAKSASCPHCGQNSRHLHQNQKCLVKDLPMGDFEVILNVNRRRFKCKKCRKTFNEKLDFLGARKRYTYRYAEYIIKQVINSNVSNVARNNGLTNE; encoded by the coding sequence ATGACTCAACTCCTAAATTTGCCTGAAGTATTAGTAGAATCAAGCCTACAAGAGGGTCAAGTCCTAATTCTATCAGTAGGTAAAAAAGCGAAAAGTGCATCGTGCCCACACTGTGGTCAAAACTCAAGACATTTACATCAAAATCAAAAATGTTTAGTGAAAGATTTACCGATGGGGGATTTTGAAGTAATACTGAATGTCAATAGACGAAGATTCAAGTGTAAAAAATGCCGAAAAACATTTAATGAAAAGCTAGATTTTCTAGGAGCAAGAAAGAGGTATACATACCGATATGCGGAATATATTATCAAACAAGTGATTAATAGTAATGTAAGTAATGTGGCAAGAAATAATGGACTAACTAATGAATAA
- a CDS encoding FGGY-family carbohydrate kinase, whose translation MELFLGIDFGTSGARAIVIDDEAAIVAEVRYPWENAAVCDSVTEWQTALFTLLLYIPEELREEIRAIAINGTSSTVLLSDAAGNPVDTALLYNDGRGYLMLEQLQDIVPENHTVLSATSSLSKLLWMSQQPSFSKAEYFLHQADWLAFLLHGYLGISDYHNALKLGYDVEQLKYPEWLNKLQIPIQLPKILPPGSPIAELRPEIAAKFGLRHDCLVCTGTTDSIAAFLASGAKLPGEAVTSLGSTLVLKLLSRTRIEDARYGIYSHRLGDLWLTGGASNTGGAVLKQFFTNAELESLSGEIDGAKASPLDYYPLLKAGDRFPINDPNLLPRLEPRPHNSVQFLHGLLESIARIEAQGYELLQQQGADRLTHVYTAGGGAANDTWTVIRQRYLKVPVSASMNTEAAYGTALLAMGGIRRGDEGIGRWAEIT comes from the coding sequence ATGGAATTGTTTCTGGGGATCGACTTCGGTACGTCTGGCGCACGGGCTATAGTAATTGATGATGAGGCTGCCATCGTAGCCGAGGTGAGGTATCCTTGGGAAAACGCTGCTGTGTGCGACTCAGTAACCGAGTGGCAAACGGCTTTATTTACGCTGCTTTTATACATTCCAGAGGAATTGCGAGAAGAAATTAGGGCGATCGCCATTAATGGCACTTCTTCTACAGTATTACTCAGCGATGCTGCTGGCAACCCTGTAGATACAGCCTTACTTTATAACGATGGACGCGGATATCTGATGCTAGAGCAGTTGCAGGACATAGTACCAGAAAATCATACAGTATTAAGTGCTACTTCCAGTCTGTCCAAACTTCTGTGGATGTCGCAACAACCATCTTTTAGCAAGGCTGAATATTTCTTACATCAAGCCGATTGGTTGGCATTTCTCCTGCATGGGTATTTAGGTATTAGCGACTACCACAACGCTTTAAAGCTAGGTTATGACGTAGAACAGTTAAAATACCCAGAATGGTTGAACAAGCTACAAATTCCCATTCAGCTACCCAAAATTTTACCACCTGGCAGTCCCATTGCCGAATTACGCCCGGAAATTGCGGCTAAATTCGGATTACGTCATGATTGTTTAGTATGTACTGGTACAACTGATAGTATTGCGGCTTTTCTGGCCAGTGGTGCAAAATTACCAGGTGAAGCGGTGACTTCCCTCGGTTCAACATTGGTACTAAAACTGTTGAGTCGTACCCGCATAGAAGATGCACGTTACGGGATTTACAGCCATCGTCTGGGGGATTTGTGGCTAACTGGCGGCGCTTCTAACACTGGGGGTGCGGTGCTAAAGCAATTTTTCACGAACGCCGAGTTAGAAAGCCTCAGCGGGGAGATTGATGGTGCAAAAGCCAGCCCCTTGGATTATTATCCCTTGTTGAAAGCAGGCGATCGCTTTCCAATTAACGATCCCAATTTACTCCCAAGATTGGAACCACGCCCACATAATTCCGTACAATTTCTACATGGTTTGTTAGAAAGCATTGCCCGCATCGAAGCCCAAGGATATGAATTATTACAGCAGCAAGGGGCCGACCGATTGACCCACGTTTATACCGCTGGGGGTGGCGCAGCCAATGACACCTGGACTGTGATTCGTCAGCGGTATTTAAAAGTGCCTGTAAGCGCTTCAATGAATACAGAAGCCGCCTATGGAACAGCCTTATTGGCGATGGGGGGAATAAGGCGAGGCGATGAAGGGATCGGAAGATGGGCAGAAATTACGTAA
- a CDS encoding YajQ family cyclic di-GMP-binding protein yields MASTFSFDIVSDFDRQELVNAVDQVVRDVKSRYDLKDTATTVELTEESINVNTDSDFTLDAVHNILREKAAKRNLSQKIFEFGKVDSASGNRVRQEITLKKGISQDIAKQISKLIRDEFKKVQASIQGDAVRVTAKSKDDLQVVIQRLKQEDFPVALQFTNYR; encoded by the coding sequence ATGGCTTCTACTTTTTCTTTTGACATTGTTAGCGACTTTGATAGACAAGAATTGGTCAACGCTGTCGATCAAGTTGTCCGAGACGTTAAAAGTCGTTATGACCTCAAAGATACTGCAACTACTGTCGAATTAACTGAAGAAAGTATTAACGTTAACACCGACAGTGATTTTACTTTAGATGCTGTACATAATATCCTGCGTGAAAAAGCTGCCAAGCGTAACCTCTCCCAAAAAATCTTTGAATTTGGTAAAGTTGACTCAGCTAGTGGAAACCGGGTACGTCAAGAAATCACACTCAAAAAAGGCATTAGCCAAGACATCGCCAAACAAATTTCTAAATTGATTCGCGATGAATTCAAAAAGGTACAAGCCTCAATTCAAGGTGATGCAGTGCGGGTAACAGCCAAATCTAAAGATGACCTGCAAGTGGTCATCCAGCGCCTAAAGCAAGAAGATTTCCCTGTGGCTTTGCAATTTACCAATTATCGATAA
- a CDS encoding tetratricopeptide repeat protein, translated as MNNNSFLAFGNQQNNLDNLVNKSTLNNILHGVKKRGESPLKDTNLRSCALKSAQEGDYTEAIALLSQLIQRHPENAVDYNNRGLIYFQSGETQKAFCDYNTALEINPNLASAYNNRANYYAACGELRMAIADYDQAIDLHPSHVRARINRGITLRDLTEYEEAIENFDVALLFGQLEGHILAQRGRTYHLCGDWNCAIADYRRAITKLSDSSRDVPGCRLRLQVENWLNELLSPQHTDW; from the coding sequence ATGAATAACAACTCATTTTTAGCTTTCGGCAATCAGCAAAACAACTTAGATAATTTAGTCAATAAAAGTACATTAAATAATATATTGCACGGTGTAAAAAAACGCGGTGAATCACCGTTAAAAGACACTAACTTACGCTCTTGTGCATTGAAGTCAGCGCAAGAAGGAGATTACACCGAGGCGATCGCCTTGTTAAGCCAACTGATTCAACGTCATCCCGAAAATGCCGTTGATTACAACAACCGGGGGCTGATTTATTTTCAAAGTGGTGAAACGCAAAAAGCTTTTTGCGACTACAATACAGCACTAGAAATTAATCCCAATTTAGCCAGCGCTTATAATAACCGAGCCAATTACTACGCGGCTTGTGGGGAATTAAGGATGGCGATCGCTGATTACGATCAGGCGATTGATTTGCATCCTAGTCATGTGCGGGCACGGATTAACCGAGGCATTACTTTGCGTGATTTGACCGAATACGAGGAGGCTATTGAGAATTTTGACGTAGCACTGCTTTTTGGTCAACTAGAAGGTCATATTTTAGCCCAGAGAGGCAGAACATATCACTTGTGCGGTGATTGGAACTGTGCGATCGCTGATTATCGCCGCGCCATCACTAAACTTTCCGACAGCAGCAGGGATGTTCCAGGTTGCCGATTGCGTTTACAAGTGGAAAATTGGTTAAATGAACTGCTATCTCCCCAGCATACTGATTGGTAG
- the psaM gene encoding photosystem I reaction center subunit XII, with the protein MPLLNTLYLAVSLSDTQVYIALVVALIPGLLAWRLATELYK; encoded by the coding sequence ATGCCTTTATTAAATACTCTCTACCTAGCTGTTTCTTTGTCCGATACTCAAGTGTACATCGCTCTGGTTGTAGCACTAATTCCAGGACTTTTAGCTTGGCGGTTAGCTACAGAGCTTTACAAATAA